A window from Salvelinus sp. IW2-2015 linkage group LG5, ASM291031v2, whole genome shotgun sequence encodes these proteins:
- the LOC111964397 gene encoding uncharacterized protein yields MDPVITIVLVVTAAVAAAVQVSAVACNLSHKNGTHQCYXALGESLSJQLAADSSNEXITLKXCDKRILXFKTGEDWRXKLHQDYVNRSEFFNNGTFXLDRVIEEDSGDYQLETYNSTGKVLRRVNMLLEIQATVSEPVLSHLCLPHGEIVVTCSSEGDGLQYSWTLNGQNLTRSVAYVHYQSSVIILKSDVTGTLTCMVQXKVSSSSSTIDLSLACXVVSSQLPSVAVTVSVALTVGTLTLLALFVVINHLCKKQRSRFXTSESVDEVVVYADVKIGRQRNQARKQRPPATETVEYGQIKMAVNPGVAGCP; encoded by the exons ATGGATCCTGTGATTACTATAGTTCTGGTGGtgacagcagcagtagcagcagcagtacaag TTAGTGCCGTGGCCTGTAATCTCTCRCACAAGAATGGAACTCATCAATGCTATGSGGCTCTGGGAGAATCTTTGTCCWTACAGCTGGCTGCAGACAGCAGTAATGAAGKAATAACATTGAAGAKATGTGATAAACGTATTCTMKACTTCAAAACTGGAGAAGACTGGAGATRTAAATTGCATCAGGATTATGTGAATCGCTCTGAGTTCTTTAACAATGGAACATTCASACTGGACAGAGTTATAGAGGAAGACAGTGGAGATTATCAATTGGAAACATATAATTCAACAGGAAAAGTGTTGCGCAGAGTCAACATGCTACTTGAGATACAAG cCACGGTGTCAGAGCCAGTGTTGTCTCACCTCTGTCTGCCTCATGGAGAGATCGTGGTCACATGCTCCTCAGAGGGAGATGGTCTTCAGTACAGCTGGACCCTGAATGGACAGAATCTGACCAGGAGTGTAGCCTATGTCCACTACCAGAGCAGTGTCATCATACTGAAGAGTGATGTGACAGGAACCCTGACCTGTATGGTTCAGKATAAAgttagcagcagcagctccaCTATTGATCTCTCCTTGGCCTGCRCAG TTGTCTCTTCCCAGTTRCCTTCAGTAGCTGTGACAGTGTCTGTGGCTCTGACTGTTGGAACTCTCACACTACTTGCACTGTTTGTCGTTATTAACCATCTATGCAAGAAACAAAGATCCAGATTTMATACTTCAG AAAGCGTTGACGAGGTTGTTGTTTACGCTGATGTGAAAATAGGCCGGCAAAGAAATCAGGCAAGGAAGCAGAGGCCCCCAGCCACAGAGACGGTGGAGTATGGACAGATCAAAATGGCTGTAAACCCGGGTGTGGCAGGCTGCCCATAG